The Desulfosporosinus acidiphilus SJ4 genome has a window encoding:
- a CDS encoding LytR/AlgR family response regulator transcription factor, with protein sequence MPIKIAICDDTAEDTELLSGALYTFDPSFEIVIYTNGETLIDDFRDSGLSADILFLDIYMPGIDGIKTAQSLRGERKDLKIIFISSSKEHYPQAYEVFAFNYILKPLERERLYSVLDRAIDEIRREHSHKISFSYKSAVYSVDCRDILYIESRDKLLLFHLADGSTAQCYGKLDVIAQELPMQSFIRCHQSFIVNTSYVTEMAENHFRLGQVVIGISKKYLKPSKDQYYACLFSHMGRGPWG encoded by the coding sequence ATGCCGATTAAAATTGCTATTTGTGACGACACGGCGGAGGATACCGAGTTGTTGTCAGGTGCTCTTTATACCTTCGACCCTTCCTTTGAGATTGTCATCTATACCAACGGAGAAACACTCATCGATGATTTCCGGGATTCCGGCCTCTCCGCCGACATCCTTTTTCTGGACATCTATATGCCCGGAATCGACGGTATAAAGACAGCGCAGAGTTTACGCGGCGAGCGAAAAGATCTCAAAATTATTTTCATTTCCTCGAGCAAGGAGCACTATCCACAGGCGTATGAGGTGTTCGCCTTCAATTATATCCTGAAGCCGTTGGAAAGAGAACGATTATACAGCGTGCTGGACCGCGCCATCGACGAGATCCGGAGGGAACACAGCCATAAAATCAGCTTCAGTTACAAATCGGCCGTGTACAGCGTGGACTGTCGCGATATCCTGTACATAGAAAGCAGGGACAAACTCCTACTGTTCCACTTGGCAGACGGAAGCACCGCGCAGTGCTACGGGAAACTGGACGTGATTGCTCAAGAGCTGCCGATGCAGTCCTTCATCCGCTGTCACCAGAGCTTTATCGTCAATACTTCTTACGTCACGGAAATGGCGGAAAATCACTTCCGTCTCGGACAGGTTGTAATCGGCATTTCCAAAAAGTATTTGAAGCCCTCCAAAGATCAATATTACGCCTGCTTATTTTCGCATATGGGCAGAGGACCATGGGGATGA
- a CDS encoding cell wall-binding repeat-containing protein has product MRNKYAALAMVVALCFLTFLPGYTTTAMANTNPYTYDISQGNIQISAGTNFGIKVSCGSGQPVDNITTSQAITITDSSPSTPTANYVTVGANLGTLNITMENVNINTSSACPFLINNGTTVDLTLIGSNTLNAGSSYNAGLGVPSYATLNITADSTGSLVATGGSGSNGGGSGIGGVSGGSGINGGSGGTVTINGGTVTATGGGGGSGFGRGSGSGIGGGSGFVGGSGGTVTINGGMVTATGGGGGGGSGIGGGGSYDNYIVGGSGGTVTINGGTVTATGGSSGGTTGGGSGIGGGGGGSIDPGTGIGGSGGTVTINGGTVTATGGDGIYFNGSGSGIGGGGGSGSGGSGGNVTINGGTVTATGGIGGSGSGSGIGGGSGGSGGTSTINGGSVKASSIQPTVYNSSNNQEYLVTISGLPASAGMSYSVNGGSSFSCSTDASGSLYLWLPQTTGSADTVLMTTSGTRYLASGAVSATSANNFTAKVLPAATTNTATNVTSSGATLNGTINAHGDSTTVTFDYGTSTSYGSTAPAGQSPVTGSADTPVSAAITGLQPNMTYHYRVEGVNSGGTTDGSDETFTTDVVPISDFATTAKTSSTVTFTWTAASGATGVIIQQSPSGANTWTTASTTSGAIAVDATTATVTGLSPATGYDFRLLVTGGANAGNSNSVTVTTDPAPVVPTTYSVTIGSLTGGSITANPTSATSGTAINLTITPNAGMKLTPGTLKYNDGTTDYPISGTSFTMPAASVTVSAQFEQIPANSYTVSIGSLTGGSITANPTSATSGTAINLTITPNAGMKLTPGTLKYNDGTTDYPISGTSFTMPAASVIISAVFEAEPDSTHEGGGGGFSGGGSTSGGGTTITGNVINGTTGTVVSNLTGTVTTDSNGNYTVSMKAAQTVTFQQPDGTSSSLSDLSKVSYVSIGGSSVTVSADGTINLQNLAKGTDNQYKITYDLGNGQTLTLGTLEVIVSKDGTVSLKCSLIDPYGIITDAATGKPIVGAKVTLYYANTERNKTNGKTPDTVVSLPGIDGFKPNNNQDPQTSDAYGAYGFMVFPTTDYYLVATKDGYNQYTSPTISVEQDIVKWNFKMNQTSLGVIRLAGMSQVDTALAIANANYTGKLSNVVLATAENYPDALAGSVLAYKLNAPILLVGSSDADQEKVLDYMKSNLDPAGTVYIIGGTAVVSSAMEGKVTASGFADITRLGGNDRYDTCVKIADQLQVKNGTPIVLAYGENYPDALSISSIAAEMQYPILLVQKDGLSDAVKNEIATIKPSKVYIIGGEGVISSAVESQVDQITSLDKTNIVRIAGQDRYDTSLAVGQYFNLARQSVCIATGNNFPDALAGSVYAANHNTSIILADGSLSDQVVNYLKGKKLIGATIFGGEAVVSKEIEQQLGQLIGKYF; this is encoded by the coding sequence ATGAGGAACAAATATGCAGCCTTAGCCATGGTGGTGGCATTGTGTTTTTTAACGTTTTTGCCGGGTTATACCACTACCGCTATGGCGAATACGAATCCCTATACCTATGATATTTCCCAAGGGAATATCCAGATATCTGCAGGTACGAATTTCGGTATTAAAGTATCCTGTGGCAGCGGACAGCCTGTAGATAATATTACAACTAGTCAGGCAATCACCATAACAGACAGCAGTCCAAGCACCCCAACCGCAAATTATGTGACGGTAGGCGCAAACCTTGGCACATTAAATATCACCATGGAAAATGTCAACATCAACACCAGCAGTGCATGTCCGTTTTTGATCAATAACGGAACGACGGTAGACTTAACTCTAATTGGCTCCAATACCCTGAATGCCGGCTCTAGCTATAACGCGGGACTTGGCGTGCCTTCATACGCCACCCTCAACATAACCGCTGACAGTACTGGTTCCCTTGTGGCGACAGGCGGCAGCGGCAGCAATGGCGGCGGCAGCGGCATTGGCGGCGTCAGCGGCGGCAGCGGCATCAACGGCGGCAGCGGCGGCACTGTGACCATCAACGGCGGCACGGTTACTGCAACAGGCGGTGGCGGCGGCAGCGGCTTCGGCAGAGGCAGTGGCAGCGGCATCGGCGGCGGCAGCGGCTTCGTCGGCGGTAGCGGCGGCACTGTGACCATCAACGGTGGCATGGTTACTGCAACAGGCGGTGGTGGCGGCGGCGGCAGCGGCATCGGCGGCGGCGGCAGCTATGACAACTACATTGTCGGCGGTAGCGGCGGCACTGTGACCATCAACGGCGGCACGGTTACTGCAACAGGCGGCAGCAGCGGCGGCACTACCGGTGGCGGTAGCGGCATTGGCGGCGGCGGTGGCGGCTCAATCGACCCCGGCACCGGCATCGGCGGCAGCGGCGGCACTGTGACTATCAACGGCGGCACGGTTACTGCAACAGGCGGCGACGGCATTTACTTCAACGGCAGCGGCAGCGGCATTGGTGGCGGCGGTGGCAGCGGCAGCGGCGGCAGCGGCGGCAATGTGACCATCAACGGCGGCACGGTTACTGCAACAGGCGGCATTGGCGGAAGCGGCAGTGGCAGCGGCATCGGCGGCGGCAGCGGCGGCAGCGGCGGCACGTCGACCATTAACGGCGGGTCTGTAAAGGCAAGCTCAATCCAGCCCACCGTGTATAACAGCAGCAATAACCAAGAATATCTTGTCACAATATCGGGTCTGCCGGCTTCTGCCGGCATGTCGTATTCAGTCAACGGAGGAAGTTCTTTTTCCTGCTCGACAGATGCAAGCGGCAGCCTCTATCTGTGGCTGCCACAGACGACAGGCTCCGCGGACACCGTTTTAATGACAACCAGCGGTACCCGATATTTAGCCTCCGGCGCGGTCTCAGCTACAAGTGCCAATAATTTCACAGCGAAGGTACTTCCGGCAGCAACGACCAATACGGCAACAAATGTAACAAGCAGCGGCGCCACATTGAACGGGACAATCAACGCCCATGGAGACAGTACGACCGTAACCTTTGACTACGGCACTTCAACGAGCTATGGAAGCACAGCACCAGCCGGCCAAAGCCCGGTGACAGGTTCAGCCGATACACCTGTGAGTGCTGCTATTACAGGTCTGCAACCGAATATGACCTATCATTACAGAGTAGAAGGAGTCAATTCAGGAGGGACGACAGACGGCTCAGACGAAACATTTACCACCGATGTAGTGCCGATATCAGACTTTGCAACTACGGCAAAGACCTCCAGCACAGTGACATTCACCTGGACGGCAGCCAGCGGGGCGACAGGTGTTATCATCCAGCAGTCGCCGAGCGGAGCCAACACCTGGACGACGGCAAGCACAACTTCAGGGGCGATAGCCGTTGATGCGACGACAGCCACAGTAACAGGTCTTAGTCCAGCGACCGGCTATGACTTCAGGTTGTTGGTGACCGGGGGAGCAAACGCGGGGAACTCCAATTCAGTCACTGTAACCACTGATCCGGCCCCGGTAGTTCCTACTACCTACAGCGTGACCATCGGAAGTCTGACTGGGGGAAGTATTACGGCTAACCCAACTTCAGCAACTTCAGGAACAGCTATTAACTTGACGATAACCCCGAATGCCGGAATGAAGTTAACACCGGGGACACTAAAGTATAATGACGGAACAACAGATTACCCGATCAGCGGCACGAGCTTCACGATGCCGGCGGCCAGTGTGACGGTCTCCGCCCAGTTTGAGCAGATTCCAGCAAACAGTTATACGGTGAGTATCGGAAGTCTGACTGGGGGAAGTATTACGGCTAACCCAACTTCAGCAACTTCAGGAACAGCTATTAACTTGACGATAACCCCGAATGCTGGAATGAAGTTAACACCGGGGACACTAAAGTATAATGACGGAACAACGGATTACCCGATCAGCGGCACGAGCTTCACGATGCCGGCGGCCAGTGTCATTATATCGGCAGTGTTTGAAGCGGAACCTGATTCTACACACGAAGGGGGTGGAGGAGGTTTCTCCGGAGGTGGAAGCACATCCGGCGGAGGAACGACCATAACTGGCAATGTCATCAATGGCACGACCGGTACAGTTGTTTCCAATCTGACAGGAACCGTAACGACAGATAGTAACGGAAATTATACCGTTTCCATGAAGGCGGCTCAAACTGTAACCTTTCAACAACCTGACGGAACATCGAGCTCTTTAAGTGATCTTTCTAAAGTAAGCTACGTATCAATAGGGGGTTCGTCGGTAACCGTTTCAGCTGATGGGACTATCAATCTTCAGAACCTGGCCAAAGGAACGGACAATCAATATAAGATCACCTACGATTTAGGCAACGGACAAACGCTTACGCTTGGAACTCTGGAAGTCATCGTTTCGAAGGATGGAACTGTCAGTTTAAAATGCTCCTTAATTGATCCCTATGGCATCATTACGGATGCGGCGACGGGCAAACCCATTGTCGGAGCAAAGGTTACCTTGTATTATGCCAATACGGAACGAAACAAGACCAATGGCAAAACCCCGGATACCGTCGTATCCTTACCGGGTATTGACGGATTTAAGCCCAACAATAATCAAGATCCGCAGACCAGTGATGCGTATGGAGCCTATGGCTTCATGGTCTTCCCAACGACAGATTACTACCTCGTGGCCACCAAGGATGGATATAACCAATATACAAGCCCGACAATCTCTGTGGAACAGGATATCGTCAAATGGAATTTCAAAATGAATCAAACCAGCTTAGGAGTCATAAGACTTGCAGGCATGAGCCAAGTTGATACTGCATTGGCCATTGCTAATGCAAACTACACTGGGAAGCTCTCTAATGTTGTACTAGCCACGGCAGAGAACTATCCTGATGCCTTAGCCGGAAGTGTCCTAGCCTACAAGCTGAATGCACCTATATTATTAGTGGGAAGTTCAGATGCTGACCAGGAAAAGGTATTGGACTACATGAAGTCAAATCTTGACCCGGCAGGAACAGTCTATATCATAGGAGGCACGGCGGTCGTCAGCAGTGCCATGGAAGGTAAAGTAACAGCGAGTGGTTTCGCCGATATCACCAGATTAGGTGGAAATGACAGATATGATACTTGCGTTAAAATTGCAGATCAATTACAGGTCAAGAACGGAACACCCATTGTACTGGCCTATGGAGAAAACTATCCGGACGCTCTGTCCATCAGCAGTATTGCAGCGGAAATGCAGTATCCCATACTCCTAGTCCAAAAAGACGGACTCAGTGATGCCGTCAAAAATGAAATAGCCACTATTAAACCCAGCAAAGTTTATATTATCGGAGGAGAAGGGGTTATCAGCTC
- a CDS encoding sensor histidine kinase, with product MGMKEAKHTKAHLIAGLIFVILFSHLPVIYTLFYHNLTGAPTASGGNINLTGRSPARKIVLDGKWEFYWNRLITGEPEQADKPNFLIRVPDYWSKYKINGKWLPASGFASYRLTLQGLDYPRPVTIYLPDFGSAYRVFIDGMPAAESGILSKDTRKIVTVPEAKLYPVTLSAGETHEVVIEAASTRFSGLYMAPVLEDYGRAIQEQSARDNIRFILFGTVLFSFFVLSVIYRLSFRKGIRSAWLPAMIVFVLLRLMLTTEFYSFWQKTVFFNLSYEATNGLMFFATFALKFLLIFLVQEQFGIAFSRKEKGFFFLYYTTIYLMYLFIPHGVYNRHLTIVLPVATFALEFYSFFKVYFGRQQLKKYGLLIYWGVVMAISGLIMDCYYINGNMYPNVSLALIVLLSAYLMILSLAYALRTADVYNDLALSSSRLALAKSQIAMQKEYYDTLSGQMNEIRAIRHDLRHFVGVIRGLAGEGRYTELERFVSEYAEKSETDPLPVFCENVVANSILGYYSLKAREVGIPFHCACSIPSRLAMSDSDLCVVLGNALENAIEACGNLDNPGARFLAAEARTVNSQLLLKIENAYNGSLNIQDRGYRSTKSGEFHGMGLQNIKKVVEACGGFVKTQHSGKVFTLMAAFPNPCAAEESRSVSSPDSSFRSS from the coding sequence ATGGGGATGAAGGAAGCAAAGCATACGAAAGCCCACCTGATTGCGGGGCTGATCTTCGTGATCCTGTTCAGCCACCTGCCGGTCATTTATACTTTGTTTTATCATAACCTAACCGGCGCTCCCACCGCGTCAGGCGGAAACATTAATCTAACGGGGCGTTCTCCCGCCCGGAAAATCGTTCTGGACGGGAAGTGGGAATTTTATTGGAACCGTCTGATTACCGGCGAACCAGAGCAGGCTGACAAGCCGAATTTTCTCATCAGGGTGCCGGATTATTGGTCGAAGTACAAAATCAATGGAAAGTGGCTGCCCGCGAGCGGCTTCGCAAGCTATCGCCTTACGCTGCAAGGGCTTGACTATCCCCGTCCCGTCACGATTTACCTGCCGGATTTCGGCAGCGCCTACCGCGTCTTTATCGATGGCATGCCGGCCGCGGAAAGCGGTATCCTGTCAAAGGACACCCGAAAAATAGTTACGGTTCCCGAGGCGAAACTCTACCCTGTGACGCTGTCTGCGGGAGAAACGCACGAGGTGGTTATCGAAGCGGCGAGCACGCGGTTTTCCGGACTGTACATGGCCCCTGTTCTCGAGGATTATGGACGTGCCATCCAGGAACAAAGCGCCCGGGACAATATCCGGTTTATTCTGTTCGGAACGGTGCTGTTTTCCTTTTTCGTTCTGAGCGTTATCTACAGGCTGTCCTTCCGCAAAGGAATACGCTCCGCCTGGCTGCCGGCGATGATCGTCTTCGTGCTTTTGCGCCTGATGCTGACCACGGAGTTTTACAGCTTCTGGCAGAAAACCGTCTTTTTCAATCTCTCCTATGAAGCCACCAACGGGCTGATGTTTTTTGCCACCTTCGCGCTCAAATTCCTGCTCATTTTTCTGGTTCAGGAGCAATTCGGGATCGCTTTTTCTCGCAAGGAGAAGGGGTTCTTTTTCCTTTACTATACAACAATCTACCTCATGTATCTGTTCATCCCGCACGGGGTATACAACCGGCATCTGACGATTGTGCTGCCCGTCGCCACCTTTGCTTTGGAGTTCTACTCCTTTTTTAAGGTCTACTTCGGCCGGCAGCAATTGAAAAAATACGGCTTGCTGATTTACTGGGGCGTTGTCATGGCCATTTCCGGACTGATCATGGACTGCTATTATATCAACGGCAACATGTATCCCAATGTGTCACTGGCGCTGATCGTTTTGCTTTCGGCCTACCTGATGATCCTCAGCCTGGCTTACGCCTTGCGTACTGCGGACGTCTACAACGATTTGGCCTTGTCTTCTTCCCGGCTGGCGCTGGCCAAGAGCCAGATTGCCATGCAGAAGGAATATTATGACACCTTAAGCGGGCAGATGAACGAGATCCGCGCGATCCGGCATGACTTGCGCCATTTTGTCGGCGTGATCAGGGGGCTGGCCGGGGAAGGGCGCTATACCGAACTGGAACGGTTTGTGAGCGAATATGCGGAAAAGAGCGAAACCGATCCGCTTCCGGTCTTTTGCGAAAATGTCGTGGCGAATTCCATTTTGGGATATTACTCCTTGAAGGCCAGGGAAGTTGGCATTCCGTTTCACTGCGCCTGCAGCATTCCAAGCCGTCTTGCCATGAGCGACAGCGATCTTTGTGTCGTTTTGGGCAATGCCTTGGAAAACGCCATCGAGGCGTGCGGGAATCTGGACAATCCGGGGGCGCGGTTCCTAGCGGCGGAGGCGCGAACTGTCAACAGCCAGTTGCTTTTAAAAATCGAGAATGCCTATAACGGCAGCCTGAACATCCAGGATAGGGGCTATCGCTCAACCAAAAGCGGAGAATTTCACGGGATGGGCCTGCAGAATATCAAAAAGGTCGTGGAAGCCTGCGGGGGATTCGTCAAAACTCAACACAGCGGGAAGGTTTTCACTCTGATGGCCGCGTTTCCCAATCCCTGCGCCGCGGAGGAAAGCCGGAGCGTGAGTTCGCCGGATTCATCCTTTCGCTCATCATAA